Proteins encoded within one genomic window of Malassezia restricta chromosome VII, complete sequence:
- a CDS encoding trehalose 6-phosphate synthase/phosphatase, producing the protein MTTVRPESRPHECPQFSSLHINKGTESPQIDIPNPSTGEYQEYTSIQDLWESVRRLQHELEMARPKEPLSGRIIQVVYSLPFTFTPRKEHDYIQRKAHAEAAKNSVARMAATAQARKLEREQQGLLESKREEKTSISYRMNVDPLQRNQEHCGRVAGRRAWMLSELVDDDMSEEDQLSAVHSHIHKASSSDFKEIPSSSSKCTGFSEQGSTSSCTSGSTKLRRPSWILSLSRGHSALNSGIYSLCASHKQTYIGAPIHMRFFQQSELDTRSEVSQTMPEERKEIEDVLASLENRSAWSLHEGGLAMRPPALDSDNSEEIAGIRYVPTWLDHQSAYSHYEAYCKATLWPLFHYMMWRDDEDRTTWDQHSWQSYVKVNQAFAERVAAEHKPGDIVWVHDYHLLLVPLLVRRMIPDVHIGVFVHSSFPSSEFFRCLPQRHDILEGMLGADLICFQNQTYARHFLSCCVRICGLEVQGNFVESANGRVTKVGHSTIGIDVERVRYEATQSGIGSRMHQLRNLYKDKRIIVGCDKLDVVRGVIQKLQAFYELLLHYPRWRNNVVLIQITIPAMHSSPKLERQVSELVSLINGDFGSLSFTPVQHYHQLIEREEYYALLSVADLALVTSVRDGMNTMSMEYVVCQNEHGQSPIIINEFTGTAVHLQAAIQINPWDIGGVAAAIHHSLCISDQERYDRNKQCHEQVVSKTSHTWALSLVQQMLHRLRHRYSAHSTPIFNLEHMLKCFTPAKKRLFLLDYDGTLTPIVKDPSAAVPSQRLLEALQILSNDDRNIMYIISGRDEAFLSKYFSQFPAMGLSAEHGSYFKEHGSQSSWQNLSAELDMSWKQDVLNVFRYFTDRTIGSNIEEKKSSIVWHYRNADPDFGSFQAKECQSLLDNILSQNDLQVEVVVGKKNVEVRPLAINKGEIVHRLLYAIPDVDFVFCVGDDKTDEDMFRFLSKLAYDASNEEPLSSDRVSTMVVSPPAPLSRNSYVNASSRNLNIRHEQIFTLTVGPASKRTRADWHVGDVNGIIDSLVAMAHQDEQE; encoded by the exons ATGACAACGGTCAGGCCCGAGTCAAGGCCTCATGAATGCCCACAATTTAGCTCTCTACATATCAACAAAGGCACTGAAAGTCCACAAATTGATATACCTAATCCATCTACTGGAGAATATCAGGAGTACACTTCGATTCAAGATCTCTGGGAAAGTGTTCGTCGTTTACAACATGAACTCGAAATGGCACGTCCCAAGGAGCCGCTGAGCGGACGAATTATCCAGGTTGTATACTCATTGCCCTTCACTTTTACGCCAAGAAAGGAGCATGATTATATTCAGCGAAAAGCACATGCGGAGGCTGCAAAGAATAGTGTCGCGAGAATGGCCGCCACAGCTCAAGCTCGAAAGTTGGAACGTGAACAACAGGGACTCTTAGAATCGAAAAGAGAAGAGAAAACATCGATCTCGTATCGCATGAACGTGGACCCTTTACAAAGAAATCAAGAGCATTGCGGTCGAGTTGCTGGTCGGCGCGCATGGATGTTGTCTGAGCTTGTGGATGATGATATGTCTGAGGAAGACCAACTTTCTGCTGTACATTCGCATATTCACAAGGCTAGCTCGTCTGACTTTAAAGAGATACCCAGCTCGTCTTCCAAATGTACGGGATTCAGTGAACAAGGCAGCACTTCATCGTGTACTTCAGGTTCTACCAAGTTGAGGCGTCCCTCTTGGAttctgagtctgagtcgCGGTCATTCGGCGCTGAACAGTGGCATTTACAGTTTATGCGCTAGTCACAAGCAAACATACATCGGCGCCCCCATTCATATGCGCTTCTTTCAGCAATCTGAACTAGATACGCGATCAGAAGTGTCGCAAACAATGCCCGAAGAACGCAAGGAAATTGAAGACGTGCTCGCCTCTTTAGAAAACCGAAGTGCATGGTCTCTGCATGAAGGTGGCCTTGCAATGCGACCACCCGCCCTGGATTCGGATAACAGCGAGGAAATAGCCGGTATCCGTTATGTTCCCACGTGGCTTGATCATCAATCTGCATATTCACACTATGAAGCGTATTGCAAAGCGA CTTTATGGCCTCTTTTCCATTATATGATGTGGCGAGATGATGAAGACAGAACTACATGGGACCAACACAGCTGGCAGTCATACGTGAAAGTCAACCAGGCCTTTGCGGAGCGTGTTGCGGCAGAGCACAAACCAGGCGACATTGTTTGGGTACATGACTATCATCTCCTgcttgtgccgctgcttGTACGTCGCATGATTCCGGATGTACACATCGGTGTATTTGTGCATTCTTCTTTCCCAAGCAGCGAGTTTTTTCGGTGTTTGCCACAGCGTCACGACATTTTAGAAGGCATGCTGGGTGCTGATTTGATTTGTTTTCAGAATCAAACTTATGCTCGCCACTTTCTGTCATGTTGCGTGCGCATTTGTGGGCTTGAGGTACAAGGTAACTTTGTTGAATCAGCGAATGGCCGTGTGACCAAGGTGGGTCACAGCACCATCGGTATCGATGTGGAACGCGTTCGGTATGAGGCTACTCAATCAGGTATTGGATCACGAATGCACCAGCTTCGTAATTTGTACAAAGACAAGCGCATCATCGTGGGATGCGATAAGCTGGACGTGGTGCGCGGTGTCATTCAAAAACTACAAGCATTTTACGAACTTCTCTTGCATTATCCTCGCTGGCGAAATAATGTCGTTCTGATTCAAATCACGATTCCTGCCATGCATAGTTCTCCTAAACTCGAGCGGCAAGTTTCTGAGTTGGTAAGCCTCATCAATGGCGACTTTGGCTCCTTGAGCTTTACGCCAGTGCAACACTACCATCAACTGATCGAACGGGAAGAATATTACGCCCTACTCTCAGTGGCAGATTTGGCACTGGTCACGTCTGTACGCGATGGCATGAACACTATGTCTATGGAGTACGTCGTTTGTCAAAATGAACATGGTCAAAGTCCCATCATTATCAATGAATTCACTGGCACAGCAGTTCATCTTCAAGCCGCCATTCAAATTAACCCTTGGGATATTGGCGGCGTGGCTGCGGCCATACATCACAGCCTGTGCATTAGTGATCAAGAACGTTACGACCGAAACAAGCAGTGTCACGAACAAGTGGTTTCGAAAACATCACACACATGGGCATTGTCCCTAGTTCAACAGATGCTGCATCGATTACGGCATAGGTACTCTGCTCACTCAACACCTATTTTTAACTTGGAGCACATGCTCAAGTGTTTTACACCTGCCAAGAAACGCCTATTTTTACTGGATTATGATGGTACATTAACACCTATCGTTAAGGATCCATCAGCAGCTGTGCCGTCCCAGCGTCTATTGGAGGCTTTGCAAATACTGTCGAATGATGACCGCAACATCATGTATATAATTTCCGGTCGCGACGAAGCCTTCCTGTCGAAGTATTTCAGCCAATTTCCAGCGATGGGATTATCAGCTGAACACGGGAGCTACTTCAAGGAACATGGCTCTCAAAGCTCATGGCAAAACTTATCTGCTGAACTTGACATGTCATGGAAGCAAGATGTATTGAATGTATTTCGCTACTTCACTGATCGAACGATCGGCAGCAACATTGAAGAGAAGAAGAGTAGTATTGTTTGGCATTACCGAAATGCTGATCCTGACTTTGGCTCATTCCAGGCCAAAGAATGCCAGTCACTACTTGACAACATTCTATCTCAGAATGACCTTCAAGTTGAAGTTGTTGTTGGAAAGAAAAATGTGGAAGTGCGACCCCTCGCGATCAACAAAGGCGAAATTGTGCATCGGCTTCTGTATGCCATTCCAGATGTCGACTTTGTCTTTTGCGTTGGTGACGATAAAACAGACGAAGACATGTTTCGTTTCTTGTCAAAACTGGCCTATGATGCCTCTAATGAAGAGCCCTTGTCTTCGGACCGAGTGAGTACGATGGTCGTTTCGCCGCCTGCTCCGTTGAGTCGTAACTCTTATGTCAATGCTTCATCACGCAACCTCAATATCAGGCATGAGCAAATATTCACCTTGACTGTAGGCCCTGCGTCAAAACGCACACGAGCAGACTGGCATGTTGGTGATGTCAATGGTATTATCGATTCACTTGTAGCCATGGCTCACCAGGATGAACAAGAATAA